From the Nonlabens marinus S1-08 genome, one window contains:
- a CDS encoding glycosyltransferase, with the protein MEIEVRSFGDQNIKGLNPSVEGYDYENDAFAKADSQLKALLQTISTGTHMNIKPVDADVVHCHTWYSHFAGILAKLCYGTPLVVTTHSLEPLRPWKRNQLGRGYDASSWIEKTAIEMADAVIAVSKETKEDVLNYFNVDEKKIQVIYNGINLEQYQKTTEASALKKHQINTEKPFVLFVGRITQQKGIIHLVNAIKYIHPDTQVVLKKGAVILAGFTL; encoded by the coding sequence ATGGAAATCGAGGTACGCAGTTTTGGTGATCAGAACATTAAAGGCTTGAATCCTAGTGTGGAAGGCTATGATTATGAAAATGACGCTTTCGCGAAAGCGGACTCCCAATTAAAAGCACTTCTACAAACCATCAGTACTGGAACCCACATGAATATCAAACCTGTGGATGCCGATGTGGTACATTGTCATACGTGGTATTCTCATTTTGCTGGTATACTAGCTAAGCTTTGCTACGGGACGCCTTTAGTGGTGACTACTCATTCCTTAGAACCGCTGCGTCCCTGGAAACGAAATCAACTGGGCCGAGGCTATGATGCCTCTTCCTGGATTGAAAAAACGGCTATCGAGATGGCAGATGCCGTTATCGCCGTGTCTAAAGAAACTAAGGAAGATGTCTTGAACTACTTCAACGTTGATGAGAAAAAGATCCAAGTGATTTATAATGGTATCAACCTAGAACAATATCAAAAAACTACAGAAGCCAGTGCGTTAAAGAAACACCAGATAAATACAGAAAAGCCATTTGTACTTTTTGTAGGACGCATTACCCAGCAAAAAGGCATCATCCACTTAGTCAATGCTATTAAATATATTCATCCTGACACGCAAGTTGTTCTCAAAAAAGGTGCTGTGATTCTCGCTGGATTTACACTTTAG
- a CDS encoding response regulator yields the protein MKKILIVEDELMIAGNLERMLKKHGYEVPAIAIDFDEAMEALEREPFDLVLLDINLSGEKGGMDVAHEINKRYKTPFMYLTSNTNKSILEKLKETKPVGYLSKPIQSATLTTNIDIIFESLGLRSREIMIHIGSSVYCYELDDVLYAQADHVYTELFHKNGSDVLRISLHGLLEEFPHHEMIRVNRSVAVRRKAIDRMDKTHVYVQDKVFKISRSLSDEVSDALE from the coding sequence ATGAAAAAAATATTAATTGTCGAGGATGAGCTCATGATAGCTGGAAACTTAGAGCGAATGTTGAAAAAACATGGCTATGAAGTGCCGGCCATTGCTATAGACTTTGATGAAGCTATGGAAGCCCTAGAGCGCGAGCCTTTTGATCTTGTACTACTAGATATCAATCTTTCTGGTGAAAAAGGAGGTATGGATGTGGCACATGAGATCAATAAGCGCTATAAAACTCCATTCATGTACCTCACTTCAAATACAAATAAATCTATTCTAGAAAAACTGAAAGAGACGAAACCTGTGGGCTATCTTTCAAAACCTATACAGTCCGCTACCCTAACTACAAATATTGATATCATTTTTGAAAGTCTGGGACTGCGATCTCGTGAAATAATGATACATATAGGTTCATCAGTTTACTGCTATGAACTTGACGATGTGCTTTATGCGCAGGCAGATCACGTCTATACAGAGCTTTTTCATAAAAATGGATCAGATGTTTTGCGCATTTCTCTACACGGTCTACTTGAAGAGTTTCCCCATCATGAGATGATTAGGGTCAATCGCAGTGTAGCCGTACGCCGCAAGGCCATCGATCGTATGGATAAAACACATGTTTACGTTCAAGACAAAGTCTTCAAAATATCTAGAAGTCTAAGCGACGAGGTTTCTGATGCTTTAGAATAG
- the cysM gene encoding cysteine synthase CysM, translated as MNHSLIDQIGNTPLVKSMVLNTNPNVTLYFKMEGDNPGGSVKDRAALNMIKTALDAGTIDHNSKLIEATSGNTGIALAMIAGIYNLDIELVMPESATKERVLTMRAYGAKVTLHPDGIEGARDYADDKVNNEGYFSFNQFANDNNWKAHYKTTGPEIWRDTQGKVTHFVSSMGTTGTIMGTSTFLKEQDKNVQIVGVQPTDGSSIPGIRKWPTAYLPAIFDASKVDRVMEVSEEESIAMARRLAKEEGILSGMSSGGATTAALKLADELESGIIVSIICDRGDRYLSSGLFE; from the coding sequence ATGAACCACAGTTTGATTGATCAAATAGGAAACACGCCATTGGTAAAGTCCATGGTTTTGAATACCAACCCAAATGTGACCCTGTATTTTAAAATGGAGGGAGACAATCCAGGTGGAAGTGTCAAAGATCGAGCGGCATTGAATATGATTAAAACTGCGCTAGACGCTGGAACCATAGATCACAATTCTAAATTGATTGAAGCGACCAGCGGAAATACTGGTATTGCACTGGCCATGATTGCCGGGATTTATAATCTGGATATTGAGCTGGTAATGCCAGAATCAGCCACCAAGGAGCGGGTGTTAACCATGCGAGCCTATGGTGCTAAGGTTACTTTACACCCTGACGGTATCGAGGGTGCCCGGGATTATGCTGATGATAAAGTGAATAATGAGGGTTATTTCTCTTTCAATCAATTTGCTAATGACAACAATTGGAAAGCCCACTACAAAACTACAGGGCCTGAAATATGGCGTGACACTCAAGGTAAAGTAACCCATTTTGTATCTTCCATGGGTACTACTGGTACCATAATGGGAACCTCCACCTTTCTAAAAGAGCAGGATAAAAATGTACAGATCGTAGGCGTACAACCTACAGATGGTTCCAGCATTCCAGGAATACGCAAATGGCCTACCGCCTATTTGCCTGCCATTTTTGATGCTTCTAAGGTCGATCGAGTCATGGAAGTAAGCGAGGAAGAGTCCATCGCTATGGCGAGACGACTGGCAAAAGAAGAAGGTATTTTATCAGGCATGAGCAGTGGTGGCGCCACAACTGCCGCATTAAAATTAGCGGATGAATTAGAAAGCGGTATTATCGTTAGTATCATTTGTGACCGTGGAGATCGCTATCTTTCATCAGGACTTTTTGAATGA
- a CDS encoding BLUF domain-containing protein yields the protein MTDSYTILYISRAADQLNEIDILELLENSEYRNNKKGLNGILLYGEGSFLQVLEGEESLVKETFAKIEKDKRHDTLIVLFEEKAKEMVFRNYNSKFNLVIDKFDWLNLNEYLKRKRRMGLESEMEELLRPFLESRNFEN from the coding sequence ATGACCGATTCATATACCATTTTATACATCAGTAGAGCTGCTGATCAACTTAATGAAATAGATATTCTAGAGTTGCTGGAAAATTCTGAATACCGTAATAACAAGAAAGGACTGAATGGTATTTTACTTTACGGAGAAGGCAGTTTTCTGCAAGTCTTAGAAGGTGAGGAAAGCCTTGTAAAAGAAACATTTGCTAAGATCGAAAAAGACAAAAGGCACGATACACTCATCGTACTTTTTGAAGAGAAAGCTAAGGAAATGGTTTTCCGGAACTATAATTCTAAGTTCAACTTGGTAATCGACAAGTTTGATTGGCTCAATTTAAATGAATATTTAAAACGGAAACGACGCATGGGATTAGAATCTGAAATGGAAGAATTGTTAAGGCCTTTTCTGGAGTCCCGAAACTTTGAAAATTAA
- a CDS encoding asparagine synthetase B, protein MFGQAALSQYLLVPMDAETQTDHLKAYGISYWLLAKGTKVKWLLNYRGGSFLIPETEEFKKELVVRGVSFEPMSEGEVSSLLEFIASPSQNMQEVLLEKAPKIAVYTPTGKAPWDDAVTMVLTYAEIPYEKVYDTEVLADELLLYDWLHLHHEDFTGQYGKFYRSYRTAPWYIEEKQNAEALANELGFSKVSEEKRAVALKIRDYVVGGGFMFAMCSATDSFDIALAAEGIDIAETMFDGDPSEADYQNKIDYSKTFAFTDFQLERSPMVYEFSSIDMTAKRRIDKERDYFSLMDFSAKWDPIPTMLNQNHTSLVKGFMGQTTSYDREEVKKNVLVLGENKSNQEARYIHGIRGKGFFTFYGGHDPEDYQHRVGDPPTELSLHPNSPGYRLILNNVLFPAAKKKKQKT, encoded by the coding sequence ATGTTTGGTCAAGCAGCCCTGAGTCAGTATTTACTGGTACCCATGGACGCTGAAACTCAAACGGATCACCTAAAAGCGTACGGAATTTCTTATTGGCTTCTTGCAAAGGGCACTAAAGTCAAGTGGTTACTCAATTATCGCGGTGGATCTTTCTTAATTCCTGAGACTGAAGAGTTCAAAAAAGAACTTGTTGTAAGAGGGGTTTCCTTCGAACCCATGTCAGAAGGCGAGGTTTCTTCACTTCTAGAATTTATTGCCAGCCCTTCACAAAACATGCAGGAGGTTCTTTTAGAAAAAGCACCTAAGATTGCAGTCTACACCCCCACAGGTAAAGCGCCTTGGGATGATGCGGTTACCATGGTGCTGACGTATGCCGAGATTCCTTATGAGAAAGTGTATGACACCGAAGTTTTGGCAGATGAATTGTTGCTCTACGACTGGTTGCACTTGCACCATGAAGATTTTACAGGTCAATACGGTAAATTTTATCGTAGTTACCGTACCGCACCTTGGTATATTGAGGAGAAACAAAATGCAGAAGCCCTTGCAAATGAATTAGGATTCTCTAAAGTCAGTGAAGAGAAGCGAGCAGTGGCGTTGAAAATACGGGATTATGTAGTTGGCGGTGGGTTTATGTTTGCTATGTGCAGCGCTACAGACAGTTTTGACATTGCCCTTGCGGCAGAAGGTATTGATATTGCGGAAACCATGTTTGACGGCGACCCATCAGAGGCGGACTACCAAAACAAAATTGATTACTCTAAAACTTTTGCGTTCACTGATTTCCAACTCGAACGTTCACCTATGGTATACGAATTCAGTTCCATTGATATGACTGCTAAACGCAGGATTGATAAAGAGCGAGATTACTTCTCCTTAATGGACTTTAGCGCTAAGTGGGACCCAATACCTACCATGCTCAATCAAAATCACACCAGCCTGGTCAAGGGTTTTATGGGGCAAACCACCAGCTATGATCGAGAAGAGGTTAAGAAAAATGTATTGGTATTAGGTGAAAATAAATCCAATCAGGAAGCAAGATACATTCACGGTATACGCGGCAAAGGCTTCTTCACCTTTTATGGAGGCCATGATCCAGAAGATTACCAGCATCGCGTAGGTGACCCACCAACGGAACTAAGTTTGCACCCCAATTCCCCAGGATATCGCTTGATCCTTAATAACGTATTATTCCCAGCGGCTAAAAAGAAAAAGCAGAAAACCTAA
- the epsC gene encoding serine O-acetyltransferase EpsC has protein sequence MTASSQLITCIQEQKADINISMRLKRQSHQFTELLFNALFDSETDAQQTLVELEDLFLAIRNLACPEITGKPCKTWNDFTEVIPDLFCSLKKDALAIFNNDPAARSIEEIYLAYPGFYAIAIYRMAREFFNLKLPLIPRLMTEYAHQLTGIDIHPGASIGHSFFIDHGTGVVIGETAQIHDHVKLYQGVTLGALTVKKALQNKKRHPTIEDHVIIYANATILGGDTTIGAYSVIGGNAWVTESIAANTRVMHTPTVDITTQKRTIA, from the coding sequence ATGACAGCTTCATCACAATTAATAACATGCATACAAGAGCAAAAAGCAGATATCAACATATCAATGCGGCTCAAACGTCAATCGCATCAGTTTACTGAACTTTTATTCAATGCCCTTTTTGATAGCGAGACTGATGCACAGCAAACGCTGGTAGAGTTGGAAGATCTATTTCTAGCCATCCGTAACCTAGCCTGTCCTGAAATCACTGGGAAACCTTGCAAAACATGGAATGATTTTACTGAGGTTATTCCTGATTTGTTTTGCAGCCTTAAAAAAGATGCGCTAGCGATTTTTAATAACGATCCAGCGGCCCGGTCCATTGAAGAAATTTATCTCGCCTATCCCGGTTTCTATGCCATAGCCATTTACAGAATGGCACGCGAGTTTTTTAATTTAAAACTGCCGCTTATTCCACGATTAATGACTGAATACGCACACCAACTAACAGGAATCGATATACATCCTGGTGCTTCTATAGGCCATTCTTTTTTTATAGATCATGGGACTGGAGTTGTGATAGGTGAAACGGCGCAAATTCATGACCATGTAAAACTCTATCAAGGAGTTACCTTAGGTGCGTTAACTGTAAAAAAAGCACTGCAAAACAAGAAGAGACATCCTACCATTGAAGACCATGTAATTATTTATGCTAATGCCACTATCTTAGGCGGCGACACCACCATAGGTGCCTACAGCGTTATAGGTGGTAATGCTTGGGTAACCGAATCCATTGCAGCAAACACTCGCGTGATGCACACCCCAACTGTTGATATAACTACTCAAAAGAGAACCATTGCATGA
- a CDS encoding bacteriorhodopsin, translating to MQQLGNSNFENYIGASEGFSEMAYQMTSHVLTLGYAVMLAGLLYFILTIKKVDKRFQMSNILSAVVMVSAFLLLYAQAGNWTSSFTFDIELGRYFLDPDGDLFNNGYRYLNWLIDVPMLLFQILFVVTLTKSKLSSIRNQFWFSGTMMIITGYIGQFYEVSDITWFLIWGAISTVFFFHILYLMKKVINEGKEGISTKGQKILSNIWILFLISWFLYPGAYLMPYLGGIDGFLYNESGVVGRQITYTIADVCSKVIYGVLLGNLAMTLSTKNKNEHKPA from the coding sequence ATGCAACAATTAGGCAATTCAAATTTTGAAAATTACATAGGCGCTTCAGAAGGTTTTTCTGAAATGGCTTATCAAATGACCTCTCATGTACTCACGTTAGGGTACGCAGTGATGCTCGCTGGACTACTTTATTTTATACTGACAATTAAAAAAGTGGATAAGAGATTCCAAATGTCTAACATATTATCTGCGGTAGTAATGGTATCTGCATTTCTTTTATTGTATGCGCAAGCAGGCAATTGGACCAGCAGTTTCACATTTGACATAGAATTAGGACGCTACTTCCTAGATCCAGACGGCGACCTTTTTAATAATGGATATCGCTATCTCAACTGGTTGATCGATGTACCTATGTTATTATTCCAAATACTTTTTGTGGTAACCTTGACTAAATCAAAACTTAGTTCCATACGCAATCAGTTTTGGTTCTCTGGAACCATGATGATCATTACAGGATATATTGGTCAGTTTTATGAAGTGTCTGATATCACTTGGTTCTTAATTTGGGGTGCCATTTCTACCGTATTCTTCTTCCACATTCTTTATTTAATGAAGAAAGTGATCAATGAAGGAAAAGAGGGCATTTCTACTAAAGGGCAAAAAATACTGAGTAATATCTGGATCCTTTTCCTTATCTCTTGGTTCTTATACCCAGGAGCCTACCTGATGCCTTATTTAGGAGGTATCGATGGATTCTTATACAATGAATCTGGTGTGGTAGGACGTCAAATCACCTATACCATTGCAGACGTTTGTTCTAAAGTAATTTATGGTGTCTTGCTAGGAAATCTAGCCATGACATTGAGTACCAAAAATAAAAACGAGCATAAGCCAGCATAA
- a CDS encoding ferritin-like domain-containing protein, which yields METTREAAHKKLHDHTVSELNQLLEKSYDAEKGYKNAIENVESARLKRFFQERAAERSHFTTELHNELHQLNEEPKTKGSVTGAIHRTWMDIKTSWTQENEENILEECIRGEKASVEEYKEALKGETLLAEVVPIIKGQLSRIETTLNTVKRLEDLK from the coding sequence ATGGAAACCACTAGAGAAGCAGCACATAAAAAATTACACGATCACACGGTATCTGAACTGAACCAATTATTGGAAAAAAGTTATGATGCAGAGAAGGGTTATAAGAATGCCATTGAGAATGTAGAATCTGCAAGATTAAAAAGATTCTTTCAAGAAAGAGCAGCAGAAAGAAGCCATTTTACAACTGAACTGCATAATGAACTGCATCAGTTGAATGAAGAGCCAAAAACGAAAGGTTCTGTAACTGGAGCGATCCACCGTACTTGGATGGATATTAAAACCAGCTGGACACAAGAAAATGAGGAAAATATTTTAGAGGAGTGTATACGTGGAGAAAAAGCTAGTGTAGAAGAATATAAGGAAGCTTTGAAAGGAGAAACGCTACTCGCAGAAGTAGTGCCGATCATTAAAGGACAACTGTCACGTATTGAAACTACCCTCAATACAGTGAAAAGACTTGAAGATTTGAAATAG
- a CDS encoding sensor histidine kinase, producing MFLFLNAPNLYAQKAQGRYLKDLPFEVVQERFEKKIFSFERAQSLMGLNQMLLADFTPHQKNILKSYKLKALVELQFFDDALELANELLEQQGLTQELQISVLLEKALIYELLDNLPESKKNLNRVARIYEDTTMVKDQNYGRYLYRLSSWYRVGGRQVESVEWAENAIDYGAQNNFLDVEATGKLLMGLNMDSTQLAKKRQYFYDGLQIWKAADNEPGEVRLTYLIAQTYIKEGDYENAFAYNDSAIELINNSKTDYFRATLYQQKAKILELQNDIANALVYQKLYTQEEIQSLNRSRKMKVKEYEYEFNKEKAVLENIKLASQLESANTNEKLLLYSVLGLGLFLISLILMFLTLAARNRKINDQNSKITQSNFQLSQSLEEKEFLLQEVNHRVKNNLAFIQSLIAFQMEETKIPESIKDFMSLNNRIQAIATVHDQFIEANSTMAHKEVPIQSYIAAIADALIQVNGSDLEYHQEIGDINVNLETAVPIGILVNELITNSIKHAQPVSKTISIQLNISEADDHLSIFYKDNGKDFIEMENAQTLGLYIIQTMVRQLRGTVTRIGSNYQIVVKRK from the coding sequence TTGTTTTTGTTTCTGAATGCTCCTAACCTCTACGCACAGAAAGCTCAAGGCAGATATCTTAAAGACCTACCCTTTGAAGTGGTTCAAGAGCGGTTTGAAAAAAAGATTTTTTCTTTTGAAAGAGCCCAATCCTTAATGGGGTTGAACCAGATGTTGCTGGCAGATTTTACACCGCACCAAAAAAACATTCTCAAATCTTATAAGCTCAAGGCCTTAGTAGAACTTCAGTTTTTTGACGACGCTTTGGAACTGGCTAATGAGTTACTTGAACAGCAAGGTTTGACTCAAGAATTGCAAATATCGGTTTTGCTTGAAAAAGCACTGATCTATGAGTTGCTGGATAATTTACCAGAAAGTAAAAAGAACTTAAATAGAGTTGCCAGAATTTATGAAGACACTACCATGGTAAAAGACCAGAACTATGGGAGGTACTTGTACCGTCTATCCTCATGGTACAGAGTAGGTGGCCGGCAAGTCGAATCAGTAGAATGGGCTGAAAATGCCATTGACTATGGTGCCCAAAACAATTTTCTAGACGTGGAGGCTACTGGCAAGCTTTTGATGGGGCTTAACATGGATAGTACTCAGCTAGCTAAAAAGCGTCAGTATTTTTACGATGGACTTCAAATATGGAAAGCCGCTGATAATGAACCAGGTGAGGTTCGCTTGACTTATTTAATAGCTCAGACTTATATTAAAGAAGGAGATTATGAGAATGCTTTTGCTTACAATGACTCTGCTATAGAGCTTATAAACAATAGTAAAACTGATTATTTTAGAGCTACTTTATACCAACAAAAAGCTAAAATATTAGAACTCCAAAATGATATTGCGAACGCATTAGTCTATCAAAAGCTCTATACACAGGAAGAAATTCAAAGCCTGAATAGATCGCGTAAAATGAAGGTGAAGGAGTATGAATATGAATTCAATAAAGAAAAAGCGGTTCTAGAAAACATCAAACTTGCAAGCCAACTTGAGAGTGCTAATACCAATGAAAAACTTCTACTGTACAGCGTATTAGGTTTAGGACTATTTTTAATTTCATTGATTTTGATGTTTTTGACGTTAGCTGCTAGGAACAGAAAGATTAACGATCAAAACTCAAAAATCACTCAATCAAATTTTCAGCTATCTCAAAGCTTAGAAGAAAAGGAATTTCTTCTTCAAGAGGTGAACCATAGAGTAAAGAATAACCTAGCTTTTATCCAAAGTTTGATTGCATTTCAAATGGAAGAAACTAAAATTCCTGAAAGTATCAAAGACTTTATGAGCCTGAATAACCGCATTCAGGCTATAGCTACCGTTCACGATCAGTTTATAGAAGCAAATAGTACCATGGCACATAAAGAGGTGCCGATTCAATCTTACATAGCCGCAATTGCAGATGCATTGATTCAAGTGAATGGTAGTGATTTAGAATACCATCAAGAAATTGGCGATATCAACGTGAACCTAGAAACGGCAGTCCCTATTGGTATTTTAGTCAATGAACTTATTACGAACTCCATTAAGCATGCCCAACCCGTTTCTAAGACCATCTCCATCCAGCTCAACATTTCAGAAGCTGATGATCATTTATCGATCTTTTACAAGGACAACGGGAAGGATTTCATAGAAATGGAAAATGCCCAAACCTTGGGATTATATATTATACAAACAATGGTTCGACAGTTAAGAGGTACAGTAACACGCATAGGCTCTAATTATCAGATAGTAGTAAAAAGAAAATAG
- a CDS encoding BLUF domain-containing protein, with protein MNRIYTICYVSKSDTSLDETSIEKIFEKSWKYNNSCDISGVLLYSFGNFFQVLEGNEESLLELYEKIKNDERHDEIFEVYHGTTAHPIFLKYKSKFNVLKTLEDLKAIYSYLEMNKSHLGSDKLKRLLQPFLMMYEADDKQMD; from the coding sequence TTGAACCGTATCTATACTATTTGTTATGTAAGTAAATCTGACACAAGCCTCGATGAGACGTCAATTGAAAAGATTTTTGAAAAATCCTGGAAGTACAATAACAGCTGTGATATCAGTGGTGTTTTACTGTATAGCTTCGGTAATTTTTTTCAAGTGCTGGAAGGAAATGAGGAAAGTTTATTAGAGTTGTATGAAAAGATAAAAAATGATGAGCGTCATGATGAGATCTTTGAAGTTTACCACGGTACAACTGCACACCCTATATTTTTGAAATACAAGTCAAAGTTTAATGTTTTAAAAACTTTGGAAGATTTGAAGGCTATCTATTCTTATCTGGAAATGAATAAATCACATCTAGGTAGCGATAAACTCAAGCGATTGTTACAACCCTTCTTAATGATGTATGAGGCTGACGATAAACAAATGGACTAA
- a CDS encoding exonuclease domain-containing protein yields MNLENQIYAVVDVETTGKGLGGNRITEICIVRMQNNQVLDKFVSLVNPQQPIPGFITQLTGIDDSMVDSAPLFSEIAQDVLVFFKDAIFVAHNVGFDYNVIRNEFKRLEIDFTSKRLCTVRLSRKLLPNKSSYSLGRLCYSLSIPLDNRHRAEGDTDATVILFQRLLSLDDDFEVIQSFLNTKSKESTLPPHVPKAQFDELPATPGVYLFKDQSHKVIYVGKAINIKKRVLSHFYTKKSKSYLMGQEMYHIDFEETGNEAVALLREADLIRHFYPKFNSAQKKPRNTYQIISYKNQRGIIQLAVAVSKSFDYSVITFYNRAQAVEKLEWMCEEFQLCPRYCSLQITTGRCTHYKLRDCEGICAGEEEVDHYNTKVNAAIDGLQNDKPTFIIKESGRTKSENCFVLIKDGCYQGYGYVDHDVAVNSIDECETFIERKTPNYHTYQIINTYLRKNEMRNVVSLDQLSA; encoded by the coding sequence ATGAATTTGGAAAATCAAATCTACGCTGTTGTAGATGTAGAAACCACTGGAAAAGGTCTAGGAGGTAACCGCATTACTGAAATTTGCATCGTGCGGATGCAAAACAATCAAGTACTTGACAAATTTGTAAGTTTGGTGAATCCGCAACAACCTATACCTGGATTTATTACTCAACTTACCGGCATTGACGACTCGATGGTGGATTCGGCACCATTATTTTCAGAGATTGCACAAGATGTTTTGGTCTTTTTCAAAGACGCTATTTTTGTAGCCCATAATGTCGGCTTTGACTACAATGTAATCCGCAATGAGTTTAAACGCTTAGAGATTGATTTTACTAGCAAGAGATTGTGTACAGTTAGGCTTTCGCGAAAGCTGCTTCCCAACAAATCTTCATACAGTCTTGGGAGATTATGCTACTCTTTAAGTATCCCGCTAGACAATCGCCATCGCGCTGAAGGTGATACAGATGCGACGGTTATACTTTTTCAACGACTGTTATCGCTGGATGACGATTTTGAAGTTATTCAATCCTTTTTAAACACTAAAAGTAAGGAAAGTACTTTGCCACCACACGTTCCCAAAGCCCAGTTTGATGAGTTGCCAGCCACACCAGGGGTGTACCTTTTCAAGGACCAGTCTCACAAAGTGATTTATGTAGGTAAGGCGATCAATATCAAGAAAAGAGTACTGTCGCATTTTTACACTAAAAAAAGTAAATCCTATCTCATGGGGCAAGAGATGTACCATATTGATTTTGAGGAAACAGGTAACGAGGCTGTCGCATTACTTAGAGAAGCTGATTTGATCCGGCACTTTTATCCAAAATTCAATAGTGCTCAAAAAAAACCTAGGAACACTTATCAAATTATCTCCTATAAAAATCAGCGTGGGATAATCCAGCTAGCTGTAGCGGTTTCAAAATCCTTTGATTATTCTGTGATTACTTTTTATAACAGGGCACAAGCGGTAGAAAAACTGGAATGGATGTGTGAAGAATTTCAATTGTGCCCACGGTACTGCTCCTTACAAATTACAACTGGTCGCTGCACACATTACAAGCTGCGCGATTGTGAGGGTATATGCGCTGGAGAAGAAGAGGTGGATCACTATAATACCAAAGTGAACGCAGCTATTGATGGGCTACAAAATGACAAACCTACCTTTATCATCAAGGAATCTGGACGGACTAAAAGTGAGAACTGTTTTGTCTTGATTAAGGATGGGTGTTATCAAGGTTATGGCTATGTTGACCATGATGTAGCAGTAAACAGCATTGATGAATGTGAAACTTTTATTGAGCGCAAAACACCCAATTATCACACGTATCAAATCATCAATACCTATTTGAGAAAGAATGAGATGCGCAATGTAGTTTCTCTAGATCAACTAAGCGCTTAG